From the genome of Cedecea lapagei, one region includes:
- the mlaB gene encoding lipid asymmetry maintenance protein MlaB encodes MAEELSWKQEGSTLHLHGELDGETVQQLWRQREKAVAGITTFELRGLTRVDTAGLALLIHLVALVSRQGRQVELHGASENLRTLAQLYNLPESLLPHLAG; translated from the coding sequence GAGCTGGAAACAGGAAGGCAGCACTCTGCACCTCCACGGCGAGCTGGACGGCGAAACCGTCCAGCAGCTCTGGCGCCAGCGTGAGAAGGCGGTCGCCGGGATAACCACCTTTGAGCTTCGCGGCTTAACGCGAGTTGATACCGCGGGGCTGGCGCTGCTTATCCACCTGGTCGCTCTCGTCAGCCGTCAGGGGCGTCAGGTTGAGCTGCACGGAGCCAGCGAAAATTTACGGACGCTGGCCCAGCTTTATAACCTGCCAGAGTCGCTGCTTCCGCATCTGGCAGGCTAA
- the ibaG gene encoding BolA family iron metabolism protein IbaG, with translation MENHEIQTVLMNALPLQEVHVTGDGSHFQVIAVGELFAELSRVKKQQTVYAPLMAFIADNRMHAVSIKTYTPEEWARDRKLNGF, from the coding sequence ATGGAAAATCATGAAATTCAGACCGTGCTGATGAACGCACTGCCCCTCCAGGAAGTCCACGTCACGGGCGATGGCAGCCACTTTCAGGTAATAGCTGTGGGTGAGTTATTCGCCGAGTTAAGTCGCGTCAAGAAACAGCAGACGGTTTATGCGCCGCTGATGGCGTTTATTGCCGATAATCGCATGCATGCCGTTTCCATCAAGACCTACACGCCGGAAGAGTGGGCGCGCGATCGCAAACTGAATGGTTTTTGA
- the murA gene encoding UDP-N-acetylglucosamine 1-carboxyvinyltransferase — translation MDKFRVQGPTRLSGEVTISGAKNAALPILFAALLAEEPVEIQNVPKLKDIDTTMKLLSQLGTKVERNGSVYIDASGVNIFCAPYELVKTMRASIWALGPLVARFGQGQVSLPGGCAIGARPVDLHITGLEQLGAEIKLEEGYVKASVNGRLKGAHIVMDKVSVGATVTIMSAATLAEGKTVIENAAREPEIVDTANFLNTLGAKISGAGTDRITIEGVARLGGGVYRVLPDRIETGTFLVAAAISGGKILCRNAQPDTLDAVLAKLREAGAEVETGDDWISLDMHGQRPKGVTVRTAPHPGFPTDMQAQFTLLNLVAEGTGVITETIFENRFMHVPELIRMGAHAEIESNTVICHGVEKLSGAQVMATDLRASASLVLAGCIAEGTTLVDRIYHIDRGYERIEDKLQALGAKIERVKGSE, via the coding sequence ATGGATAAATTTCGTGTGCAGGGGCCGACTCGCCTGAGTGGTGAAGTGACAATCTCAGGGGCTAAAAACGCCGCGCTGCCCATCCTCTTTGCCGCCCTTCTGGCGGAAGAGCCGGTAGAGATTCAGAACGTTCCAAAACTGAAAGATATTGACACTACCATGAAGCTGCTGAGCCAGCTGGGTACCAAAGTTGAGCGTAATGGCTCCGTCTACATTGATGCCAGCGGCGTGAATATCTTTTGTGCCCCCTACGAGCTGGTAAAAACCATGCGCGCGTCTATCTGGGCGCTGGGGCCGCTGGTGGCGCGTTTTGGTCAGGGGCAGGTTTCTCTGCCCGGCGGCTGTGCCATCGGCGCTCGCCCGGTTGACCTGCACATTACCGGCCTGGAGCAGCTTGGCGCGGAGATTAAGCTGGAAGAGGGCTACGTTAAGGCTTCGGTCAATGGCCGTCTTAAAGGTGCCCACATTGTGATGGATAAGGTGAGCGTCGGCGCTACCGTTACCATCATGAGCGCGGCAACCCTTGCCGAAGGCAAGACGGTGATTGAAAACGCCGCTCGCGAACCTGAAATCGTCGATACGGCGAACTTCCTCAACACTCTGGGCGCGAAGATCAGCGGCGCGGGTACCGATCGCATCACCATCGAAGGCGTAGCTCGTTTAGGCGGCGGTGTTTATCGCGTTCTGCCTGACCGCATCGAAACCGGGACCTTCCTGGTGGCGGCGGCTATCTCCGGCGGCAAAATCCTCTGCCGGAATGCGCAACCTGATACCCTGGATGCGGTGCTGGCCAAGCTGCGCGAAGCGGGTGCCGAGGTTGAAACCGGCGATGACTGGATCAGTCTGGATATGCACGGCCAGCGTCCAAAAGGCGTGACCGTGCGTACCGCGCCACACCCAGGCTTCCCAACCGATATGCAGGCGCAGTTCACCCTGCTAAACCTGGTGGCTGAGGGAACGGGCGTGATCACCGAAACTATCTTTGAAAACCGCTTTATGCACGTGCCTGAGTTAATCCGCATGGGCGCACACGCGGAAATCGAAAGCAACACCGTGATCTGCCACGGCGTAGAGAAGCTTTCCGGCGCGCAGGTGATGGCGACCGATCTTCGTGCGTCAGCAAGTCTTGTGCTTGCCGGCTGTATCGCCGAAGGGACAACGCTGGTTGACCGTATCTACCACATCGACCGCGGCTACGAGCGTATTGAAGATAAACTTCAGGCCTTGGGTGCTAAGATTGAGCGCGTGAAGGGCAGCGAATAA
- the sfsB gene encoding DNA-binding transcriptional regulator SfsB, whose product MENQYVDWHPADIIAALRKRRTSLAALSRESGLSSSTLANALSRPWPKGELIIAQALGVAPQVIWPSRYHDPITHEFIDRSSKIRQP is encoded by the coding sequence ATGGAAAATCAGTACGTGGACTGGCATCCAGCAGATATCATTGCAGCTCTACGAAAAAGAAGAACCTCGCTTGCCGCCTTATCACGCGAGTCAGGCTTAAGCTCATCAACGCTCGCTAACGCGCTATCTCGCCCCTGGCCTAAAGGGGAGCTCATCATCGCTCAGGCTTTGGGCGTCGCACCTCAGGTCATCTGGCCGTCGCGTTATCACGATCCCATCACCCATGAGTTTATTGACAGAAGCAGCAAGATTCGGCAGCCATAA
- the ispB gene encoding octaprenyl diphosphate synthase: MNLEKINELTAQDMAGVNATILEQLNSDVQLINQLGYYIVSGGGKRIRPMIAVLSARALAYEGQAHVRIAALIEFIHTATLLHDDVVDESDMRRGKATANAAFGNAASVLVGDFIYTRAFQMMTSLGSLKVLEVMSEAVNVIAEGEVLQLMNCNDPDITEESYMRVIYSKTARLFEAAAQCSGILANATEIQEKALQDYGRYLGTAFQLIDDLLDYSADGQTLGKNVGDDLNEGKPTLPLLHAMRNGSPEQAQMIREAIEQGNGRHLLDPVLKAMADCGSLEWTRQRAEEEADKAIAALSVLPDTPYREALISLAHMSVQRDR, from the coding sequence ATGAATTTAGAAAAAATTAATGAGTTAACCGCGCAAGATATGGCGGGTGTCAATGCGACAATCCTTGAGCAACTGAATTCTGATGTCCAGCTGATCAACCAACTGGGCTACTACATCGTCAGCGGCGGCGGCAAACGTATCCGCCCGATGATTGCCGTGCTTAGCGCGCGGGCGCTTGCCTATGAAGGGCAGGCGCATGTCAGAATAGCGGCTCTTATCGAATTCATACATACCGCCACCCTGCTTCATGATGACGTCGTGGACGAGTCAGATATGCGCCGTGGGAAAGCCACAGCTAACGCCGCTTTTGGCAACGCCGCCAGCGTGCTGGTCGGTGACTTCATCTATACGCGAGCGTTTCAGATGATGACCAGCCTGGGCTCGTTAAAAGTGCTGGAGGTCATGTCTGAGGCTGTCAACGTCATCGCCGAAGGCGAAGTGTTGCAGCTGATGAACTGTAATGACCCAGATATCACTGAAGAAAGCTATATGCGGGTGATTTACAGCAAAACAGCCCGCCTGTTTGAAGCCGCAGCACAATGTTCCGGGATCCTGGCGAACGCCACAGAGATCCAGGAAAAGGCGCTACAGGATTATGGACGCTACCTGGGTACGGCTTTCCAGCTCATTGATGACCTGCTGGATTACAGCGCAGACGGGCAAACCCTGGGTAAAAACGTCGGAGACGATCTGAACGAAGGAAAACCGACGCTGCCGCTGCTGCACGCCATGCGTAACGGCTCACCGGAGCAGGCGCAGATGATCCGTGAAGCGATCGAACAGGGAAATGGTCGTCATCTTCTTGATCCTGTGCTGAAGGCCATGGCGGACTGTGGCTCTCTGGAATGGACCCGTCAGCGCGCGGAGGAAGAGGCGGATAAGGCTATTGCCGCACTGTCTGTGCTTCCGGATACCCCTTACCGTGAAGCGCTGATCTCGTTAGCCCACATGTCGGTACAGCGCGATCGTTAA
- the rplU gene encoding 50S ribosomal protein L21 — protein sequence MYAVFQSGGKQHRVSEGQTVRLEKLDIATGETVEFAEVLMIANGEEVKIGVPFVDGGVIKAEVVAHGRGEKVKIVKFRRRKHYRKQAGHRQWFTDVKITGISA from the coding sequence ATGTACGCGGTTTTCCAAAGTGGTGGTAAACAACACCGAGTAAGCGAAGGTCAGACCGTTCGCCTGGAAAAGCTGGACATCGCAACTGGCGAAACTGTTGAGTTCGCTGAAGTTCTGATGATCGCAAACGGTGAAGAAGTCAAAATCGGCGTTCCTTTCGTTGATGGTGGCGTTATCAAAGCTGAAGTCGTTGCTCACGGTCGTGGCGAGAAAGTTAAAATCGTTAAGTTCCGTCGCCGTAAACACTATCGTAAGCAAGCGGGCCACCGTCAGTGGTTCACTGATGTGAAAATTACTGGCATCAGCGCCTAA
- the rpmA gene encoding 50S ribosomal protein L27: protein MAHKKAGGSTRNGRDSEAKRLGVKRFGGETVLAGSIIVRQRGTKFHAGNNVGCGRDHTLFAKADGKVKFEVKGPNNRKYISIVAE from the coding sequence ATGGCACATAAAAAGGCTGGCGGCTCAACTCGTAACGGTCGCGATTCAGAAGCAAAACGCCTGGGTGTAAAACGCTTTGGCGGCGAAACTGTACTGGCTGGTAGCATCATCGTTCGTCAACGTGGTACCAAATTCCACGCTGGCAACAATGTAGGTTGTGGTCGTGACCACACCCTGTTTGCTAAAGCAGACGGTAAAGTAAAATTCGAAGTTAAAGGCCCGAACAATCGTAAATACATCAGCATCGTTGCTGAGTAA
- a CDS encoding DMT family transporter yields the protein MGQQAGIGILLALTTAMCWGALPIAMKQVLPVMAPPTVVFYRFLMAGIGLGIILAIRGKLPPLRMFRKPRWLALLAIATGGLFGNFLFFSSSLQYLSPTASQVIGQLSPVGMMVASVVVLKERMRGTQIMGAVMLLSGLVMFFNTSLVEIFTRLTDYTLGVIFGVLAATVWVSYGVAQKVLLRRLASQQILFLLYTLCTIALLPLAKPGVIFQLSSWQLACLVFCGLNTLVGYGALAEAMARWQASQVSAIITLTPLFTLLFSDLLSQAWPEYFAIPILNLVGYIGALVVVAGAMYSAIGHRLWGRWRKTETATPVPRSGE from the coding sequence ATGGGGCAGCAGGCGGGAATCGGCATTCTTTTAGCGCTCACTACGGCAATGTGCTGGGGAGCGTTACCGATAGCGATGAAGCAGGTACTTCCGGTGATGGCGCCGCCAACGGTGGTCTTTTACCGGTTCCTGATGGCCGGCATCGGCCTCGGCATTATCCTTGCCATACGGGGTAAGCTACCGCCGCTCAGGATGTTTCGTAAACCTCGATGGCTGGCGCTGTTAGCGATCGCCACCGGCGGATTATTTGGCAACTTTTTGTTCTTTAGCTCCTCCCTGCAGTATTTAAGTCCTACCGCGTCTCAGGTTATTGGCCAGCTTTCTCCCGTAGGGATGATGGTGGCGAGCGTGGTGGTGCTGAAAGAAAGGATGCGCGGCACGCAGATTATGGGTGCCGTTATGCTCCTGAGCGGGCTGGTGATGTTCTTTAACACCAGCCTGGTGGAGATTTTTACCCGCCTGACGGATTACACCCTTGGGGTAATCTTTGGCGTGCTGGCGGCAACGGTTTGGGTCAGTTATGGTGTGGCGCAGAAGGTGTTATTACGCCGGCTGGCCTCGCAACAGATCCTCTTTTTGCTGTACACTTTATGTACTATTGCCCTTTTGCCGCTGGCAAAACCGGGCGTTATTTTCCAGCTCAGTAGCTGGCAACTGGCGTGCCTGGTTTTTTGCGGTCTGAATACGCTGGTAGGCTATGGCGCGCTCGCTGAGGCGATGGCGCGCTGGCAGGCCTCCCAGGTTAGCGCCATCATTACGCTGACGCCGCTGTTTACGCTGCTGTTCTCAGACCTGCTGTCTCAGGCCTGGCCCGAGTATTTCGCCATACCGATACTTAACCTTGTGGGGTATATCGGTGCGCTGGTGGTTGTGGCTGGTGCTATGTATTCTGCGATTGGCCACCGCCTTTGGGGGCGCTGGCGTAAGACCGAAACGGCCACACCGGTGCCACGTTCGGGCGAATGA
- the cgtA gene encoding Obg family GTPase CgtA translates to MKFVDEATILVVAGDGGNGCVSFRREKYIPRGGPDGGDGGDGGDVWLEADENLNTLIDYRFEKAFRAERGQNGQSRDCTGKRGHDVTVKVPVGTRVIDQGTGETMGDMTQHGQKLMVAKGGWHGLGNTRFKSSVNRTPRQKTMGTPGEKRDLQLELMLLADVGMLGMPNAGKSTFIRAVSAAKPKVADYPFTTLVPSLGVVRMDNEKSFVVADIPGLIEGAADGAGLGIRFLKHLERCRVLLHLIDIEPIDGSDPVENARIIVGELEKYSESLASKPRWLVFNKIDLMDKAQAEEKAKAIAEALGWEDKYYLISAASQMGVKDLCWDVMTFIIENPIAAIDVVKQPEKVEFMWDDYHRQQLDEMEAEAEEDWDDDWDDEDDEGVEIIYQK, encoded by the coding sequence ATGAAGTTTGTTGATGAAGCAACGATCCTGGTCGTAGCAGGTGATGGCGGTAACGGCTGCGTTAGCTTCCGTCGTGAAAAGTATATCCCGAGAGGCGGCCCGGACGGCGGTGACGGCGGTGACGGCGGTGACGTATGGCTTGAAGCTGACGAAAACCTGAATACGCTCATCGATTACCGTTTTGAAAAGGCTTTCCGTGCCGAACGTGGTCAGAATGGCCAAAGCCGAGACTGTACCGGCAAGCGTGGCCATGACGTGACGGTGAAGGTGCCCGTCGGTACCCGCGTTATCGATCAGGGCACCGGAGAAACCATGGGCGATATGACGCAGCACGGTCAGAAGCTGATGGTTGCCAAGGGCGGCTGGCACGGTCTGGGCAACACCCGTTTTAAATCCTCGGTTAACCGTACGCCTCGCCAGAAAACGATGGGTACACCCGGTGAGAAACGCGACCTGCAGCTAGAGCTGATGCTGCTGGCCGATGTTGGTATGCTGGGGATGCCAAACGCAGGCAAATCCACCTTTATTCGCGCGGTATCTGCAGCGAAGCCGAAGGTTGCTGACTATCCGTTTACCACATTGGTCCCTAGCCTGGGCGTGGTTCGTATGGATAACGAGAAGAGCTTTGTCGTGGCGGATATCCCGGGGCTGATTGAAGGGGCTGCCGACGGCGCGGGTCTTGGTATTCGCTTCCTGAAGCACCTTGAGCGCTGTCGCGTGCTGCTGCACCTCATTGATATTGAGCCTATCGACGGTTCGGATCCGGTTGAAAACGCCCGGATTATCGTCGGCGAGCTTGAAAAGTACAGCGAAAGCCTGGCCTCCAAACCACGCTGGCTTGTCTTCAATAAAATCGACCTGATGGATAAAGCGCAGGCCGAAGAGAAGGCGAAAGCGATTGCTGAAGCGCTTGGTTGGGAAGATAAATACTATCTCATCTCTGCCGCCAGCCAGATGGGCGTGAAAGACCTCTGCTGGGATGTCATGACCTTTATCATTGAGAACCCGATTGCGGCGATCGATGTTGTTAAACAGCCCGAGAAAGTCGAGTTTATGTGGGATGATTACCATCGCCAGCAGCTGGACGAAATGGAAGCTGAAGCAGAAGAGGACTGGGATGATGACTGGGACGATGAAGACGACGAAGGCGTCGAAATCATCTACCAGAAGTAA
- the pmrB gene encoding two-component system sensor histidine kinase PmrB: MSSMRRRLMILLALILLFFQLISVVWLWHESREQIGFLVSETLSAKARNQQVEKEIREAIASLLVPSLVMVSFTLFFSFWAITWITRPLNQLRSSLANRSADNLTPLPMFSDMDEMVAVTNSLNQLLGRLDHTIQQERLFTADAAHELRTPLAGLRLHLELMAKNGIEQAPMLLTRIDQLMHTIEQLLMLSRAGQALASGHYNTLTWSSDIIAPLKMEMEELAAPRGQRFVWPAASSLTVQGDAVLLRLMLRNLLENASRYSPDKGEIHVALKEREGGTLLSVADSGPGIKAEYLRHATEPFRRMDQRYGGSGLGLNIVQRIVQLHHGRLELGNREQGGLQADCWLPGSIQ, encoded by the coding sequence ATGAGCAGCATGCGTCGGCGCCTGATGATCCTGCTGGCGCTTATTCTCCTTTTCTTCCAGCTCATCAGCGTTGTCTGGCTCTGGCATGAAAGCCGGGAGCAGATTGGCTTCCTGGTGAGCGAAACGCTCTCCGCCAAGGCCCGTAACCAGCAGGTGGAGAAAGAGATCCGCGAAGCGATTGCCTCCCTGCTCGTGCCTTCTCTGGTGATGGTCTCCTTTACGCTGTTTTTCTCCTTCTGGGCCATCACCTGGATAACCCGCCCGCTGAACCAGCTGCGCTCCAGCCTCGCGAATCGGTCAGCCGACAATCTCACGCCGCTGCCTATGTTTTCCGATATGGACGAAATGGTGGCCGTAACCAACTCCCTGAATCAGCTTCTGGGTCGGCTGGATCATACTATTCAGCAGGAACGCCTTTTCACTGCGGATGCCGCACACGAACTGAGGACGCCGCTTGCCGGACTCAGGCTGCACCTCGAGTTAATGGCAAAAAATGGGATAGAGCAGGCCCCAATGCTGTTAACCCGTATCGATCAGCTCATGCATACCATTGAGCAGCTGCTGATGCTCTCTCGCGCCGGGCAGGCGCTGGCCAGCGGGCATTACAATACGCTGACCTGGAGCAGCGACATCATTGCTCCCCTGAAGATGGAGATGGAAGAGCTGGCCGCGCCTCGCGGGCAAAGGTTCGTCTGGCCCGCAGCCTCTTCTCTGACCGTCCAGGGCGATGCCGTTCTGCTGCGTTTGATGCTGCGTAACCTGCTGGAAAACGCCTCTCGCTATAGCCCTGACAAAGGCGAAATTCATGTAGCGTTGAAGGAGAGAGAGGGAGGAACCCTGTTAAGCGTTGCCGACAGCGGGCCGGGTATTAAGGCAGAATACCTCCGCCATGCCACTGAGCCTTTCAGACGCATGGATCAGCGCTACGGCGGCAGCGGGCTGGGTCTGAACATTGTGCAGCGCATTGTGCAGCTCCACCATGGCCGTCTGGAGCTGGGTAACCGTGAGCAAGGTGGTTTGCAGGCTGACTGCTGGCTTCCCGGCAGCATTCAATAA